In one Macaca nemestrina isolate mMacNem1 chromosome 2, mMacNem.hap1, whole genome shotgun sequence genomic region, the following are encoded:
- the LOC105482634 gene encoding homeobox expressed in ES cells 1 yields MSPSLQEGSQLGESKPSTCSFSIEKILGLDQKKDCVPLRKPHRPWADTCSFSGKDGNLCLHIPNPPGGISFPSMVDHPVPEERASKYENYFSASERLSLKRELSWYRGRRPRTAFTQNQIEVLENVFRVNCYPGIDIREDLARKLNLEEDRIQIWFQNRRAKLKRSHRESQFLMAKKNFNTNLLE; encoded by the exons ATGTCTCCCAGCCTTCAGGAAGGCTCTCAGCTCGGGGAAAGCAAACCCTCAACTTGCTCCTTTTCAATTGAGAAAATCTTAGGACTGGACCAGAAGAAAGACTGTGTTCCATTAAGGAAACCCCACAGGCCCTGGGCAGACACCTGCAGCTTCTCAG ggAAAGATGGTAACTTATGTCTACATATCCCAAATCCTCCCGGTGGGATTTCATTCCCCAGCATGGTGGATCATCCAGTGCCAGAAGAAAGAGCTTCGAAATATGAAAATTACTTTTCAGCCTCAGAAAGACTGTCTTTGAAAAGAGAGTTGAGTTGGTATAGAGGCCGAAGACCAAGAACTGCTTTTACTCAAAACCAG atTGAAGTGTTAGAAAATGTCTTTAGAGTAAACTGCTATCCTGGCATTGATATTAGAGAAGACTTAGCTCGAAAATTGAATCTAGAGGAAGACAGAATCCAG ATTTGGTTTCAAAATCGGCGTGCAAAACTGAAAAGGTCCCATAGAGAATCACAGTTTCTAATGgcgaaaaaaaatttcaacacaAATCTCCTGGAATAG